In Candidatus Methylacidiphilales bacterium, the following are encoded in one genomic region:
- a CDS encoding DUF3341 domain-containing protein, with the protein MSKTLFGLGAQFGSARELYEAAQKIRDAGYKRWDVHSPYPIHGMDAAMGLPGSKVSLFSLIGGAIGSLTAFTLVYYTSAIDYRLVVQGKPHFAFEPTFPVFFELTILLTAFFTVGSMLVLNLMPRYHHPVFEWDRFEKVTDDGFFLVIEASDPLYSEVETADLLRSVGGEHITRIEA; encoded by the coding sequence ATGAGCAAAACCCTCTTCGGTCTTGGCGCCCAGTTCGGCAGCGCCCGGGAATTATACGAAGCCGCCCAGAAAATCCGCGACGCCGGCTACAAGCGTTGGGACGTGCATTCCCCCTATCCCATCCACGGCATGGATGCCGCCATGGGTCTTCCCGGCTCCAAGGTTTCCCTCTTCTCCCTCATCGGCGGCGCCATCGGGTCCCTGACCGCGTTTACCCTCGTCTATTACACTTCCGCCATCGACTACCGCCTGGTCGTTCAGGGCAAGCCCCATTTCGCCTTCGAGCCGACCTTCCCGGTTTTCTTCGAGCTCACCATCCTCCTCACTGCCTTCTTCACCGTCGGTTCCATGCTGGTCCTCAACCTCATGCCCCGTTACCACCACCCGGTTTTCGAATGGGACCGTTTTGAAAAAGTCACCGATGACGGATTCTTCCTGGTCATCGAGGCTTCCGACCCTCTTTATTCCGAGGTCGAAACGGCCGATCTCCTCCGCAGCGTGGGCGGCGAACACATCACCCGGATCGAGGCCTGA